A window from Dermacentor albipictus isolate Rhodes 1998 colony chromosome 10, USDA_Dalb.pri_finalv2, whole genome shotgun sequence encodes these proteins:
- the LOC139050400 gene encoding ribokinase-like, which translates to MNEPKPSSKHGDAKRDNPKQEKHAEVKPTDAKTVEAVFLGACVVDLISYADRFPAPGETLIGNDFVMGHGGKGANSCVMAARMGLACCLIAKVGSDKIGKDYLQYLRDIKVNTDHVRPADTRANNATANIIVTKKGHNCIVYVPGAAALLLPQDVQDAEQVIKNAKILVALFECSRQTLMEALKIARKYNVTTFVNAAPYDPAMTDDVYKLIDILCVNETEASKLTGLKVHTKAECQVAADALLAKGCHTVIITFGDQGAYFCTSANRLLTHIPAEKVDVEDTTGAGDAFNGAFAYHYVRHRDMPLADTIKKACDVASITVQSPGTQLSYPQRADIPESLL; encoded by the exons ATGAATGAACCGAAGCCGTCCAGCAAACACGGAGATGCCAAGCGCGACAACCCCAAACAGGAGAAGCACGCCGAGGTCAAGCCGACTGATGCCAAGACTGTCGAAGCTGTATTTCTTGGAGCCTGCGTGGTCGATCTGATCAG CTATGCTGATCGTTTCCCAGCACCTGGGGAGACGCTGATTGGTAATGACTTTGTCATGGGTCATGGTGGCAAGGGAGCCAATTCCTGTGTCATGGCTGCTCGCATGGGATTGGCATGCTGCTTGATCGCAAAA GTTGGCAGTGACAAGATTGGAAAGGACTACTTGCAGTACCTTCGTGATATTAAAGTCAACACAG ATCACGTCAGGCCGGCAGACACAAGGGCAAACAATGCCACGGCCAACATCATTGTAACAAAGAAAG GTCATAACTGCATCGTCTACGTCCCCGGAGCTGCGGCATTGCTCCTGCCGCAAGACGTGCAAGATGCCGAGCAAGTGATCAAGAACGCAAAGATTCTGGTGGCCCTCTTCGAATGCTCCAGACAGACATTGATGGAGGCCCTGAAGATTGCTCGGAAGTATAATG tgACGACAttcgtaaacgctgctccgtacgATCCTGCAATGACGGACGACGTTTACAAGTTGATTGACATCCTCTGCGTTAACGAGACTGAG GCCAGCAAACTCACCGGCCTGAAGGTGCACACCAAGGCCGAGTGTCAGGTTGCCGCAGACGCTCTGCTGGCCAAAGGGTGCCACACGGTGATAATAACCTTTGGTGACCAGGGCGCCTACTTTTGCACCAGCGCCAACCGCCTGCTCACTCACATCCCAGCTGAGAAGGTTGACGTTGAGGATACGACG GGAGCCGGCGACGCATTCAACGGGGCGTTTGCGTACCACTACGTGCGACACCGTGACATGCCCCTGGCGGACACCATCAAGAAGGCGTGCGACGTGGCGAGCATCACAGTCCAGTCGCCCGGCACCCAGCTTAGTTACCCCCAGCGTGCCGACATTCCAGAGAGCCTGCTGTAG